From the Desulfovibrio sp. JY genome, one window contains:
- a CDS encoding amidohydrolase — protein sequence MILRNWPLASVAANTVTDLVVPSGSLSVGIAGFIICNTDSESMAAVSVTLADSNDATLGTLWLGSIAPAESVHIDTKIFLAASATPDKIRVQSDVAAVSFVASGVER from the coding sequence CCTCTTGCATCGGTCGCCGCGAATACGGTCACTGATCTGGTCGTTCCGAGCGGTAGCCTCTCCGTTGGCATTGCTGGTTTTATCATCTGTAATACGGACTCTGAAAGTATGGCCGCCGTATCCGTGACGCTTGCCGACTCGAATGACGCCACGCTCGGAACCCTTTGGCTCGGGAGCATAGCCCCAGCTGAATCCGTCCACATTGACACAAAAATCTTTCTGGCGGCATCTGCCACGCCGGATAAAATCCGTGTGCAATCAGACGTGGCTGCGGTGTCCTTCGTAGCCAGCGGAGTTGAAAGATAA